A portion of the Haemorhous mexicanus isolate bHaeMex1 chromosome 3, bHaeMex1.pri, whole genome shotgun sequence genome contains these proteins:
- the SLC30A10 gene encoding calcium/manganese antiporter SLC30A10, whose amino-acid sequence MGRYSGKTCRLIFMLVLTVGFFVAELVSGYLGNSIALVSDSFNMLSDLISLCVGLSTGRIARRSRRGPRATYGYSRAEAVGALSNAVFLTALCFTILVDSVLRLARPEPIDDAQLVLIVGTLGLAVNVVGLLVFQDWGACCRGRRPCPPPPAAAALRDVPGGIPNGEEDEAGDSPNDQKSPEEGSEKKKEKKSEALNIRGVLLHVMGDALGSVVVVVTATIFYVRPLGDAPCNWQCYIDPSLTIVMVLIILSSAFPLIKETSTILLQMVPKGVDMQLLTDRLARVPGVSSLHEVHLWELASGRNIATLHIKCQTPSDYQGAAYQIRKVFHEAGVHSVTIQPEYADHKTSHLLCSSPCISKACDSHLCCSQREPPRAETNGYMEKSESSLSAQHKDNSSRKSDIEIPMEDPVAEENVKNCDVSGDKSQLGSTRF is encoded by the exons ATGGGGCGGTACTCGGGCAAGACGTGCCGCCTCATCTTCATGCTGGTGCTCACCGTCGGCTTCTTCGTGGCCGAGCTGGTGTCCGGGTACCTGGGCAACTCCATCGCGCTGGTGTCCGACTCCTTCAACATGCTCTCGGACCTCATCTCCCTCTGCGTGGGGCTCTCCACCGGGCGTATCgcccgccgcagccgccgcgGTCCCCGCGCCACCTACGGCTACAGCCGCGCCGAGGCGGTGGGAGCGCTCAGCAACGCCGTCTTCCTCACCGCCCTCTGCTTCACCATCCTCGTGGACTCCGTCCTCCGCCTCGCCCGGCCCGAGCCCATCGACGACGCCCAGCTGGTGCTCATCGTCGGAACCCTCGGCCTCGCCGTCAACGTCGTGGGGCTCCTCGTCTTCCAGGACTGGGGCGCCTGCTGCCGTGGGCGACGCCCGTGCCCCCCTccgcccgcggccgccgcgcTGCGGGACGTGCCCGGTGGCATCCCGAACGGCGAGGAGGATGAAGCAG GTGATTCACCAAATGACCAAAAGAGCCCTGAAGAGGGgtctgagaagaaaaaagagaaaaagtctgAAGCCTTGAACATCAGAG GTGTTCTTTTGCATGTTATGGGAGATGCACTTGGATCTGTGGTCGTGGTAGTTACTGCTACTATCTTCTATGTACGGCCTCTGGGGGATGCTCCATGCAATTGGCAGTGCTACATTGATCCGAGCCTGACAATAGTTATGGTGCTCATCATCTTGTCTTCTGCATTCCCACTTATAAAGGAGACCTCAACTATTTTGTTGCAGATGGTCCCCAAAGGTGTTGATATGCAACTACTGA CTGACAGACTAGCTCGTGTACCAGGGGTGAGCAGCCTCCATGAGGTGCACCTCTGGGAGCTTGCAAGTGGGAGGAACATCGCCACTCTTCATATCAAGTGCCAAACCCCTTCTGATTACCAAGGTGCTGCTTATCAAATACGGAAGGTTTTCCACGAGGCAGGAGTCCATTCCGTGACCATCCAGCCCGAGTACGCTGACCACAAGACCTCACATCTACTGTGCAGCTCACCCTGCATCTCAAAAGCCTGTGACTCtcatctgtgctgcagccagagggagCCCCCCCGGGCTGAAACGAATGGCTACATGGAGAAAAGTGAAAGTTCCCTTTCTGCACAGCACAAAGACAATAGTTCAAGGAAAAGCGACATTGAAATCCCTATGGAGGACCCAGTGGCAGAGGAGAATGTAAAAAATTGTGATGTGTCTGGTGACAAATCACAGTTGGGTAGTACACGATTTTAG